The stretch of DNA CAGCATCAAGGAGAGACCCAGGTTCTCAAAACCTGTGGAATCGTGTACTGTTTGGCTATcttaatttcaataaaattCCCCTTTTCTTCATCTTTGCTACTAGTTTGTTCTACAATTTAGCTACTGCTCTATTGGAAACTAAGCTACAGGTCTGGTTCTTATCATTATCACCCCCAAATTATAATCCAAATCTAACAAAATAAACCATTTCAACTTTTCAAATAAACCAAGCAGATTGTTAGAAGTTAGACAACATTTAATCATTAAAAAGTAAGAATTTTTATTCCACATGAATCTTTAAAGAGTCAATATCATCAAAACCAATCATTTCTATTAAAATACTCAagaattcaaatttcaaatatcTATATATCAACTTACAATCAACAACAGatgcaacaaaaaattattcTGAACCAAACTTGGAGTACTCGATCCACATATTCAACAATCAGATAAACCGAAATTCGAAACAAGAACAAATTAAAAGAGCGATTAACGAACCTCCGTCCCGGTGATGGAGATTGCCGTTGTCGGAAGGGAGCGAGGTCTGTGAAGCGCGAGAGTTGGAGATTCCAGAGGCTAGGGCTTTGGCTTGGGTCTGAAACCCTGAAGCCAGGGTTTTTTTGGCTAATAGAGCACGGAGCGCCATGGGTATGGAAATCGAAGCTCTGTGAAGAAGAAAGGAAAGCGAAAATTGTAAACCAAGGGAATGAAGAGGTATTACTTATATATGCGGGTGACCAAGGCTATGCTACCGTCACAGCTGGTTACCATATATGTAATGAAAATTTTTATGGAGCATttttttttaggctaattagcaattttttccccgaactttgacatatatcaaataatgcccctgaatttttttggccgttaaaaattgctcctaaactattgagattgttaaatttaaggacttttgtctaatttcattcaattttactgttttaggtactaaattatgctcctcagactttgatatctaccaaatcatgcccatcaaacttttatatgtattaaatactTTCacccatgttagaattttttactaaaattagataaaagtccttaaatttaacaatcttaatagtttagggggaatttttaacggccaaaaaagttcagagaagttcgggggaaaaattactaattagtcttctttttataaatatttagtgttgataaatatttaatatttaatttttgatagtagtaatatttaaattatatttttaaattttttttagtattatttatatgttaattttttattagttaatttaaattaattttttaataaaaaataaaaatttaatgattttgatTAGACTTGATAAGTACTatgtaaattaataatattattataggtgtaggtattttcaattttattttaaatactataaattattttaaattttgcaaAGGTGAGAAACTTGCTATAACAAcaaaattgaatatttaaatGAAAATTGAGATTTAACTAGCTAATTTTTAGGTCCCTAgacattttcattattttttgtattgatGTATATTTATCAGAAGTAATAAGTTATACTTCAAATTTTATGATCAAGTTTCTATAaaattgattaaatatttaagtttgtatttttggatATGAATTTCTTTCTTTCCTTCAGAAAAGAGGTTTCTTCATACTAAATACGAAAATCAAAACACGAGTGAATTAACTCAAATGGCCAAGCGTAATTCAAATTGATCACATAATTCAATTAGAGACCtagtaaatttttcaattttgtttTAGCTAAACCACACAAAGCTTTGTCAgtattaatattttagtttaatgtTAAAAACAACTGATGATAACAAattgttttttcaaattaaattaagtttaggTGAGTAATCATTTAATTTGTTAATCAAATACCAGTGATAATAGTTTTAGGAAAgcttggatttaaaatttcttgaGGGCACTTACTTAAATGTTGAAGTTGCTCAAAATTTAAAAACgcaaaatagaaactaaaactCACTCAATCtctctcactcactcactcactaacCAATCTCCAAATTCAACTCATTACTCACTCACTACTACCAAGTCCCTACTATGCTTTTAGAAAAAGAAGACCAAAAAGAAAATGAACACTTCAAATCTCTTCTACTAGATCGAAAACTAgaacaaaagacaaaaattgaGAGATGAAACAGAAaagaagtaaaattaaaaagaaagaaaaaaaaaaaagacaagagAGACCTATTTGTGCTATCTCTAAAAACTATGTGATGACTTTGTCTCAAATTTCAGGCACATTTAGTTACTACTCTTATGCATTGGCGCTAAGGGAAAGATTGGCGAGACTGATGAGAGATGCTGCGCGCTGCTCTGAGTTCTCGATGTCAGCATTCCTCTCTACTCCATTTCCGCGTTGCTGTTGCTGCTGCACAGAAATTACACATTCTTAGCTTTATTACACTTCATATCATAATACAGGCAACCATGACAGTACGAATGGAAAGAGACTTACCGTGAATTCGCTGTTGTTGAAATTGGTTTCCATCTTCAATGTTGCTGCAGGCTTGATGTTAATGGCTCTTTTGGCTAGGAGGACCTTTTCTCGGCTTTCGTAGAAGCTAAAATCGTCTAACAAAGAAGTCTTCGGTGTGTAACTCTTGAATATATTCAACATTTCCAGTCCTTGCTTTAATCCAACCTGTGCAAAAAATCAAGACATAAAGAATTGAAACGTTATTAACCAACAATAACAACGGAAAAGCAGAAACAGTCGAGTATGGTTGGCTCTAAGCAGCGGTAGTACCTCTTGGGTATCACGAGTGAAAGTTACGGGCTTGTTATCATTATTTTCGAGGATAATGTGTCGCAATTGAGTGTTGGGGATGTCTTTTACTATATGCCACTTGACGGGGAAGAATCCGTTCCACTTGTCAACTTGCCAGAAATCCATGTCTTTGTTGAAATCTACCTGACCGGCCATTTCGGCTACACCGAGAAATTGTCCACTTCCATTTACCTGCACAATGGAAAACAGAATCCATGTTCACTTAGTTATATAGGACATTCAAACAATCCTACAAAGAGAGTTGATTTGTCATGAGATTAAACAAGTAAACTAACCGAGAAGAAGAGGAAAATAGGGTATCTTGTGCCTGTCTCAGTCGATTTCACTTCTGCATCATGGTATGCTGCATCTAGCTTCTTGTTGCCATTTGGGGTACTAGCCCAAACAGCGTATTTAATAGACTTGTGAACGTCATCTTCACTGTAGGACTTGATAACATAAAACTTAGCATGTTCATAATCAGTGGCGAAATCAACTGTGTTATACTGCTCTTTCTGAACAGCAGATCCAACGTCTTCCTTCTCAGGTGTAGAATCTGACTGGCTCTTAATGCGAGACCTTGGACCACGGGTTAATTCAGTTGAGGCTTCAAAATCTCCATTCCTATTATTTTTGTCCCTTGACTTGAATCTATCGTTTCCAGGCCATATTTTTGACCCAAAAGGTTTATTATAGCTTGAGAAACCAGTCTGCTGTGGGTACAGACCTTGTTTCTGATTAGCAAATGATGCATATCGTCCAGCCTGAGGGGGAAATCCTTTAAAAATGGGAGCTGTTGCAGCCGAGAATTCAGAACCATAATGAGGCACCTGTAATAATAAACACCATACAAGTTAATCAGAAGTCCAACAAGAAGAATAAATCCCATTTATAGCCAAGAAAGACCAAACGTATTTACTATATTCATAAAATTTACTTAACAAGGTAAATGCAAGTAGATGAGTACCTTGCTCAACTGTTTGGTTGGTTGCGCATTAAGAACAGGCTTGGAAAACTTGTTTGTAAAACTGCCATTAGTTTTTGATGAATTGTAGCCATTCGTCCTTGCTACACCACCAGTAGAGCGAATACCAGACTTGGCTCCATTGGGAACATCTCTCCCAAATGCCGGATCCCATGAATACAGAGCTTCTGATCCATAAGAAACAGCTGGCTGATGATACCCTGATGATGGATAATATTGCTGTTGACTAATACCTTGTCCATCAACTCCCACCATATGCCCAGATTGATACGGATTAAAATAATAGTTATAATACATACCATTGTCTGATGGTATAGCCTGGGAGATAAGAGTAAatgttttaattaataaacaaaaaagtttataatatacaatacattacaaattttcaaaaaaaaaaaaaataatgaacatAGCAATAAGGAAGAACCTACTGCATTAGAACCATTGGCATGATAATAACCCTGATCATCAACCTGCGTAAACGATCCATTATATCCTGTAAAATGAACATAAATCTATTTAGAGATAATAAATATAACCAATAACAACCTAAAGTAAAAGGACAACAAGAAAGACACAATTAAACGCACAAAactgagtaattctttcttgtttGTGTATAACTAGCGCTAAGTTCTGGCTTTATGACTTGAAGCTTAACTTTACTATTAGATTCAAAAATTCCCACTCAAATGAAACGACTAGGTTAACACTACTATATAGGACTTGTGTGACATCTAACCTGGATAATAATAACTGTCACAGCTAGAAGGTGGATTGTGAACACCATGCTCTCCCACTGACTGTTGATCAATCTCACCTTTGATGCTAGCGTTGACATCCTTTGAAGTTGATATGGATGAGGTCAAGTCAGATGGGACCCCATCTTTCCCTGAAGCCTGCAAGAATGATTGAAATTTGAGTTTGACAGAGAGAAATGATTTTCAAAgcaaaatatacaaatatacaAGGCGATTCGACTCACCACTTCTTGCTCCGGCAGACCAGTAGCAGGATCAGATATCAACACTGTAGCAGCAGGCTCACCTTGATTAAACAGATAAGAAAAGTTTAGCATCAGCATCAATAATAGATAACAAGACCTATCATGTTGTTGAAATGAAGGTAAAGAGAAATACCATTTTCGATTTTCTTCTCACCCGCCATGACCAGAAACTCAAACGAAGAGTCAATTTCACCTAAAGAAGCAAACACAAAACAATTCTTCAatcttcaataataataataataataagaaaaaaggtGTCAATTCTCTATATTATTATAGTGTTCATACAGTCACCATCTTCATGAACTAAAAAAGAAAACTCCACTAAAACTTTACTTAAGCAGCTGGAACACAATAACACAGCCACGAAATTCGAGTACAACCAAACAAGATTCCCTTTCTTTTTCAGAAAACGACTCTCTCTTGtattctcttttatctttcacaaataaaataaatcataatttccactaaaaataataataaaaaaagcaaGATATTTCAACGAGAGATTCGGAATTTTCCATAAGCAAAACGTTCATCGAAACTTTTCAATCCAAAA from Cannabis sativa cultivar Pink pepper isolate KNU-18-1 chromosome 2, ASM2916894v1, whole genome shotgun sequence encodes:
- the LOC115721260 gene encoding YTH domain-containing protein ECT3 isoform X1; this encodes MAGEKKIENGEPAATVLISDPATGLPEQEVASGKDGVPSDLTSSISTSKDVNASIKGEIDQQSVGEHGVHNPPSSCDSYYYPGYNGSFTQVDDQGYYHANGSNAAIPSDNGMYYNYYFNPYQSGHMVGVDGQGISQQQYYPSSGYHQPAVSYGSEALYSWDPAFGRDVPNGAKSGIRSTGGVARTNGYNSSKTNGSFTNKFSKPVLNAQPTKQLSKVPHYGSEFSAATAPIFKGFPPQAGRYASFANQKQGLYPQQTGFSSYNKPFGSKIWPGNDRFKSRDKNNRNGDFEASTELTRGPRSRIKSQSDSTPEKEDVGSAVQKEQYNTVDFATDYEHAKFYVIKSYSEDDVHKSIKYAVWASTPNGNKKLDAAYHDAEVKSTETGTRYPIFLFFSVNGSGQFLGVAEMAGQVDFNKDMDFWQVDKWNGFFPVKWHIVKDIPNTQLRHIILENNDNKPVTFTRDTQEVGLKQGLEMLNIFKSYTPKTSLLDDFSFYESREKVLLAKRAINIKPAATLKMETNFNNSEFTQQQQRGNGVERNADIENSEQRAASLISLANLSLSANA
- the LOC115721260 gene encoding YTH domain-containing protein ECT3 isoform X2 codes for the protein MAGEKKIENGEPAATVLISDPATGLPEQEVASGKDGVPSDLTSSISTSKDVNASIKGEIDQQSVGEHGVHNPPSSCDSYYYPGYNGSFTQVDDQGYYHANGSNAAIPSDNGMYYNYYFNPYQSGHMVGVDGQGISQQQYYPSSGYHQPAVSYGSEALYSWDPAFGRDVPNGAKSGIRSTGGVARTNGYNSSKTNGSFTNKFSKPVLNAQPTKQLSKVPHYGSEFSAATAPIFKGFPPQAGRYASFANQKQGLYPQQTGFSSYNKPFGSKIWPGNDRFKSRDKNNRNGDFEASTELTRGPRSRIKSQSDSTPEKEDVGSAVQKEQYNTVDFATDYEHAKFYVIKSYSEDDVHKSIKYAVWASTPNGNKKLDAAYHDAEVKSTETGTRYPIFLFFSVNGSGQFLGVAEMAGQVDFNKDMDFWQVDKWNGFFPVKWHIVKDIPNTQLRHIILENNDNKPVTFTRDTQEVGLKQGLEMLNIFKSYTPKTSLLDDFSFYESREKVLLAKRAINIKPAATLKMETNFNNSEFTQQQRGNGVERNADIENSEQRAASLISLANLSLSANA